Below is a genomic region from Mucilaginibacter auburnensis.
GTATATAGCATTATCGCGATGAAAGAGATCATCAAAAAACCAAAAAAACACGGTTACTCTGAGTATTACGCCTACGTAAATACCAGCCCGAAAAATTTTATCGGTACGTATAACTAATACATCACGGAAATACGGAGCACAAAAAAGGCGCGGCTTGTTATAAGTCGCGCCTTTTTAATTGTATTAAGATAGATTATTTAAGCTTTATAAAGTAAATACGGTTACGGTCAACAGCGCCGTTAGCCAATGTTTTGGCAGCGAAGGTATTTGAACCGTTATCAACCACGCCAAAATCATCATCATTTGATACGGCCAATATATTGCCCGGCAATAAGGCTAAGCCCTCAGCCTTATCATGGGGATATGCACCATCCGGCAGATCTTTCAAAAGGTCAACAGCCAGGGTTTTGGTTACCGGAGTTATACCGGCTGCTGCTAAGCCTGCTGCATCATTTAACTCTTCAACGGTTTTGCCGCCATATAATTTACCGGTTGCCGAGTTAGCAGCATCAGAAATATCGGTAGCGTTTGATACATCAATTTTAAACACCTTTTTAAAAGTTGCAGGCTTGTCGGTAGCACCAGCAAAATTACCATCTCGTTCCAGTGTTAAAAATGTAGTGGCGTTAACCGCTACAATTTCGCTACAGCCGGTTAGGCTGGTGTTGTCCATTAAATAAGCATATTGTTTTGTTGTCCCGGTAGCTATATCAAAAGTTAAAATGCGCAATACCACAGAATTGGCAACTGCAGCCTTTGTTGGATTGTACATTGGCGATTGCATAATGCCTACCAATGTTTTACCATCAGGTGTAATGGTTAAGCCTTCCATACCACGATTGGGTCTTCTTTTAGCAAAAACTAAAGGTATTTTACGACCGCCGGTGCCGCTGCCAAATGGGTTGATGCGTTCAATAGTTTTACCGGTAGCATCAAAATGTACTATATGCGGACCGTACTCGTCGCTTACCCAAAAAGAACCATCACTTGCGCGTACCAAACCTTCAGAGTCTATGCCGTCTTCACTTGTGGTTAGTATATTATTATTTAAGTCGTAAGGTATCTCACCTGTGTTACCGGCACCCACCGGATTAGGCAAACCATTTAGTTTAACACCCGCAGCATTTTTAAATTCAATAACCTGCTCCAATACCAGCTTGCCATCTTTTAACCTGAACTTGCCAATAGCCGGAGTAAAGTCTGGCTTGCCCAAAAGTATTGAACCGGCAACCGCCGTGCCGGCAACGTTTGGCCCGCGGTCCGTCATCAAATAAAACGCGGTTGGATCATTAGGGTCAACAGCCAAAGCCGAGCCATAACCACCGTTATATACTTTTACACCGGCAGCAGTAGTCATTAGCAAAGCCGGATCAGAAGCCTCGACCATAGCAGGGTAGCTAAATGTATTATCCGGAACTTCCATTTTATTTTTTTTGCAAGCAGCAAAGCTTAAAGCAGCTAATGCCAATGCGCCAAGTAGAGGTTTTCTCATTCTAATTATTTTTTAATTAATTGCGCAAATAAACAGTTGGTGTATAACGGTATTGTTAACACAAAAACAAATTGTGGTTTAGTTGTTAAATGTTTAGGGCACAAAACAAAGGCAATGTTTTTGCTTATATTTGCTTAAAATTTTAGCATTTTGCCGTTAGCGGCATTTATTTTATATGAGCGATAAACACATTGACCTGGGTGAGCAAAGCGAAGTTGAGGTATACGGGGCACGGGTTCATAA
It encodes:
- a CDS encoding esterase-like activity of phytase family protein, producing the protein MRKPLLGALALAALSFAACKKNKMEVPDNTFSYPAMVEASDPALLMTTAAGVKVYNGGYGSALAVDPNDPTAFYLMTDRGPNVAGTAVAGSILLGKPDFTPAIGKFRLKDGKLVLEQVIEFKNAAGVKLNGLPNPVGAGNTGEIPYDLNNNILTTSEDGIDSEGLVRASDGSFWVSDEYGPHIVHFDATGKTIERINPFGSGTGGRKIPLVFAKRRPNRGMEGLTITPDGKTLVGIMQSPMYNPTKAAVANSVVLRILTFDIATGTTKQYAYLMDNTSLTGCSEIVAVNATTFLTLERDGNFAGATDKPATFKKVFKIDVSNATDISDAANSATGKLYGGKTVEELNDAAGLAAAGITPVTKTLAVDLLKDLPDGAYPHDKAEGLALLPGNILAVSNDDDFGVVDNGSNTFAAKTLANGAVDRNRIYFIKLK